The nucleotide sequence CCCCAGGGAATTGAGGAAGCAAATGATGAAAATTGCATGCCGCAAGCCATTGAACTTTCTGATCTCACTCACTGGTGGGCAAATTCAATTATCTGGGGAGTaggtggaaaattaataaaacattttacctCACTGACCAATAGAGCGTGGCAGAGATGGATGATTTCCAATTAATCTATACAGATCTCTCGACATGAAGGGAGAATATAACACTGTTTGGGGTCTTCTCATTAGATGCTTAACAAATAAATCTACCTATTAATCAGTGTTTGATGAATCTTTTTGATTGAAATCTTTGTCTCGATTCCTgataggtacaaattgattttccatCTATTTTATAAAGTCTCTCTTATACATCATAACAGGTAACCAAATTGGACGATCTCAGCCCGATTATATTCCTTAATCGAACCAAAGCTGCCCTTAATTGTGGTGCAGGATCAATGCAAGTGGATCTtaagtttaatgaaaaattttatgggaTTGCGTACGCAGACTTTGATCGCAATAGTGCTTGTCAGATCCTGGGAAAAGGAGACTTGAGCTATAAGCTTGAATTGCCTCTAAAGGGATGTGGTACCAAACAGGTAAAATATTCGCATTTGTCTCTTTGAACATATTTTCCTAAGTTattgatttctttttcaaaaaaaaaaataggagccCCAAAGGGTCTTCACGAATAACATCGTGGTAAGATTTCATCCAGGCCTGGAGATGGATGGAGATGAAATTATTACCATTGTCTGCCGATATCCTCCACCAGTGGCGCCAATTCCTGCAGGATTGCCCGCCCCAATGTGAGTTAATAGCCCATCTCCAAAAATAACAACAATAAATATTACCTAGAAGTGATTTGTAAAAAGTGCTcgtaaaatcccaaaagaaatGCTCTGAATACCAAGTATATCGCAAGATAATTGAGCGATGCTTTGGTCGGAtaccaaattgaaattttactttcaaATCAAGACTTATACTTATAGATGATTTTTGCCTCGTTTTCCAAGCATGTTTTTTAGATTAACACCGATTTTATAATGGTTAATTTTCAGAGCAACCTAAAATTATTCTTGTCACTCATAAATTTTGgcgtttttaattttaataactgTTTGATTCACGAGCATAGCCAAAGGTAGAGACAAGGTTCCCTTCTTTATTTACCGATACAAGATTTTTCCACATTTATGCAAAAGTTAATGTTACAGAGACATGTAATAAAAACATAAACAAGAGAAGCGCTGGAGGCATCGATACAAAAGATCGGATTGCTaatctaaaataaaatgattttttgaaagctATGCGCCTCTCTTTTTACTAATTATCCTTAGCAATGTGTGATCCATTAGTATCCGGATAACACATTATGTTTAGTACTTATTAAGCAATTAATAAGTAGTTAATTTAATGCAATACCTTAATAATTTGTAAAGTATTtgtaaaacaactaatttttctaaatcaaaatattttattttgagacAAGGGTTCGTTCCTCAGTATCGACCATTGTAATCTAGCGTTTtgtttaggggagactggggcaaaaagtcacaaaatggaccttttgttttttttttacaagttacCCGAGcgtcccagaaatttctaattagagcagtttatagaaaattcacttctctacaagtttgtgaaagtcattttcctctcttttgtaaggaaatacatttatctaGTTTATCtaaccgttttctaaaaggtgattttgtgaccattctcaaaaatgctggggtaaATAGTACCAGTCATGGGGtcttatcacattttgattcgctttattgtGGGCttccataaattaaaaaaaatacctaaatgatataattttcatatgaaatttattcctctatacctttgtaaaacattgtttttttctatctgaacgagaaaagctcTTTTCAaggtattttaggaaaaaaacacgCACACAAAAgactataatgcccaacgcacaatcacttttgttttgtaaacatgtttttgacatttcagtgagagtgaatgaaatctacatctagtcatctcgctctctctgatagaaaattttgaaaacatgcttacaaacaaaagttattgtgcgttgggcataaatcgagagacatcagaaattgtttcggatTTTCTTAccttttgctccataccttttgttactttttactccaagtagtcgtttttaataaaaagatttctatagaaaagaatgtttgtaaaattctaaaataaatagcggtttcatattcaaagagtccaaatcatttaggaaatattcaccagtgcattaataaataagtagctattaattgatattttctggaAGGAAAAtacagtggaacctcgatagagtcaactaattatttccaggcctattgactccattggattcagtgactctatcggagtccgaaaaaagtcaattaaaatgtgaaattttgatataaaggggtattattttatgtttgtacaagataattgataaatttaacacgatagtagaatattttatttaattagccCATAAATTCTGCACCCTCTGGTCcaaaaagtcgtatgtttgggcaaatgttgaagattaaggaatgattttacagaatgttttcatttattagtaagtatcttaagGGAAAATGactatccatgtgataataaATTGAGGTCCatccacgatgttaagataaggaaatggtgtcttaaaggtttcttttttcaccttttttttagaataactctggtagatatttaattgttgaaaattttgatgcaattaacgttattaattagaatttattttaaacttttattgtatgaaagaagaCATTGATAGTTGTTCTTCCTGTTATGACATATATAATTATGGCTCTgtacttcacaaaaagagcaataaaaccaatttttctcattttcttcttggcgctaaatggttagatatctacttggagtcttcagatgaccccctaataagtcaacctgggtgttattattatgaccctcattGCCTTCCTACCTCTTCTCTTTCACCACCAAAAtcgttcgttttttttttgattacaggtaaacacgtcatacgggatcataggtcttaatcaaaaaatcttaagacaagagagaaaaggcaagagaactttcaatcacgaaaagaaaattattttgtcgaaaattgattacacggttaatatacgaattttaataTCGTTTTTCTTATGtaaaaaacgttacattgatacaccaaaacactgatttcaatttcgaaaaagtcataaaatatattattagttcaataatagtggaaaagttgactctatcggagtcaatttgggtccaagttgactctatcggagtccgtagagtaaaaaaaatagctgttgactctattggatattgactctatcgaggtcccactgtatttcaaaaatggtctaaaaatttcgatattttttattttctaaattccttgttcgaagtctaagaaacttacgacattgaagaaaggTTATGGAGGCTatccatagaaaaaaatttaagccactatcttatttatcttgaaagatattaaattttgaaattttggatttgttactttttgccccagtctccccaatCTATTAAaaagttaagtaatttttctgttttaagagattcttggctaattatTCTTTTGAAACCATTTCAACTAGAGTATAGATCTCGTACTTCCCTGGAATCAAACTTTCGTTCTTACTAATTTATCTGctgttttttcaaatttagattattttttgatttactTGTTCTATTCTCATTTCATGAGATTTATCTAAGTTTTATATTCCGAGTAagatttttcacatttaattaatttattccccaaaaattgtatattttcaaaagtatGTCGGAACTGCTCTACGCTCCCGTATTACAAAATCCCCCTCTGAAGTCCAAGCTAATATTTAGCTCGATTTATGTGATTTATgcattctttctttttttatagtTTCAACGATGTACTTCCTGCTTCTGTTGTGGAGGCTCCTCTGAAAGGCATTCAAATTCTCCTTATCATTTGCGCCATAATGTTCCTGACACTTCTTCTCCTTGGTCTCGGTGTCTCCTACTACTGTCTCCGTCGAAGGCCAGTCACCGTTGTCCGACGTTTGCCCATGTCTATGGGCAGTGGTTCAGAAATCACCAAACTCAGTGGTAGCAGTCTGGGCAATATTAGTGCTTTCGAGGGTCTCAAGATTCCACGGGCTCATGCTCCTCTAGCTGCCGTTCACAGTTCCTCAGGAAGTGATGGACCCCTCATTTCTGATACCATCCCATCTGACTATCCGAGCGAGAGTCACTCGGAGATTGAAGAAGTCGATACACGATCACTGCCAGTGAGTTCTACGGGAAGCTTCGAGAACCGTGCATTTGTCCAGGATAATTCCAGCATTTATAGTGAACACTATGGTCATACTCAAGAATTCCAGGCAGCCAATGCTGTAGCCCAGGCATCAATGGTACCACGTCTGCCACTTGCCGTGAAGGAATCCTCACCCAAATTTGATGTTCAGGTTCGCGTGAAGAGAGCTGCTCCACCACCACCAGCTTCCTTATCCTCCGATACTGATAGCGTAGCCAATAGTCGTACTGAGCGCAATAATTTGTCCACCATCATGGAGAGCCATGAGGATCGTGATAGTATCCTGACCATTGATTCCATGCCACAGGACGTTGCCCATAGTCAATTTACGTACGTTCCTGAGCTCCATCCTGCCCCAAGGCATATTCAAGCACCTCCGGTGTTCTCTCGAATCGTGCGTAAGCAACAGGAAGTGATTCAACGGCAGGAACGTCAACCATGGCCAGAAGATCTCGTGGATGCTCCACCTTCGATTCCTGACACTCGAAGTATCGCTTCTTTGGGCACAGAGATGACCGATACACATTCAATTGGTGAGATGATGGACTCATCGCATCTCTACCCTATCAGCAGTTACCGATCATCGGTTCAATTGGAGAATACAGAAGCAATGCCCGAGCCACCAATTCATGTGATGCGCAAACCTGAAATTACCTCACACGTCGTCGATGATGTCTTCTTGCGTACCATCACTGAGAAGAAGACCATCGAAGATATTGAGCAGTACAAGCGAAAGGTCACAGAATATGCCACGGCTAAACCCATTCCCCCTCCTGATCCCACATGGGACGTCACTATTCGCAAATATTCTACAGATGAAGGTCCACAGCCTCAGTGGGAAGATTTCTCTGATAGATCCTCAAGTGTTTCTGGTGTTCCCTTAACACCACAGATGGAACGAGTTCCACTTGTGAATGTTCCTCCAATGCCTTATTTGGATGAGTCTGGAGAGAAGCTTTACAGTCCAGAGCTAGTCGGAAATATGAAGCCCATTGAATTGCCGCCGGAGGATAAAACTGTGCCAAATTGGGATGTTCTCATACGTATCCTCGAGCCAGAGATCACAGAAGTGGACGACAGGACATCCACAGAGTCACCCGTGAGCTTCCTTACGCGCCAACTCAGTTATGAGGATAAGACCAAGTGGAAGGAGATCATCACCACAGAATCCACACTTCGCACAATGCTCAAAGAAGCTGTGGTCAAGGAGGACTTCGAACGCATCCGTAGTGATTCTCGCTATGAGAAACTCTTCGAACCTCAATCATGGGATGTGATTATTCGAATTCTGGCACCACCTGAGGAAGATGTTGAGCTGCGCAATGCGAGAAAGTTCAAGAAGAAGGAAGCCTGGGACACTCGATCTCGTCGCAGCTCTCTGCCAACACTCTATGAATACGACAGTGATGGTGGTTCTTCGGTCAGGACAATCAGTCAAGATCCCAGTCAGGCAATTTCTATGCAATTGCAGCAGCACCGCTCAAGACGAACTTCTCGCTCCTCCTCCACCTACAGATCCGACAATGTGGATATGCGATCGATGTCTGAGGTAACAGTGGACTTTGGTAGACCCGATCATCTGGATAGCACTTCAGATGCCAGCAGTCACTATCCCAATCGATATTACGAAGATGACCCTTACGATCGACGATCCCTACAGCGTTCACTTAGTCAACCTAGTCTTGCACGATCTGCGAGCGAATTCACAGAACGCTGGGTGGCCCCCGATACAGGGTCTGACTTATCTTCACCCGATCAAACGCCCAAAGTGCGTCGATCGAGACGACTAATGGTAAGTTCATGAACATTCTTGATGATTTTTAAAACCCGTAATGAATGCAAGGTAGAGGTTTAGATCAACAAAATAttcgttgatttttttttaacaaatatttttgatctgtgaaattttctgcaaattaaTCTGTTTCCCTTTTGGTAAAACACCTCAAATCCGTATAATAGATCAGTCCAGAAAGAGAGTATCCAGAAGGTTTTCtttttcgattttaaaattTGCTATGATAATTTGCAGATGTATGATAAACATCAGGATATTAAGAATTTCGCGGAggtctttaaaataaattttactatttatttataatatctataataaa is from Phlebotomus papatasi isolate M1 chromosome 1, Ppap_2.1, whole genome shotgun sequence and encodes:
- the LOC129809461 gene encoding uncharacterized protein LOC129809461 gives rise to the protein MYRSVAIYCILLGVSCSWITILAQSNYASHANNVEYQGEGLPEEATLDGKVTKLDDLSPIIFLNRTKAALNCGAGSMQVDLKFNEKFYGIAYADFDRNSACQILGKGDLSYKLELPLKGCGTKQEPQRVFTNNIVVRFHPGLEMDGDEIITIVCRYPPPVAPIPAGLPAPIFNDVLPASVVEAPLKGIQILLIICAIMFLTLLLLGLGVSYYCLRRRPVTVVRRLPMSMGSGSEITKLSGSSLGNISAFEGLKIPRAHAPLAAVHSSSGSDGPLISDTIPSDYPSESHSEIEEVDTRSLPVSSTGSFENRAFVQDNSSIYSEHYGHTQEFQAANAVAQASMVPRLPLAVKESSPKFDVQVRVKRAAPPPPASLSSDTDSVANSRTERNNLSTIMESHEDRDSILTIDSMPQDVAHSQFTYVPELHPAPRHIQAPPVFSRIVRKQQEVIQRQERQPWPEDLVDAPPSIPDTRSIASLGTEMTDTHSIGEMMDSSHLYPISSYRSSVQLENTEAMPEPPIHVMRKPEITSHVVDDVFLRTITEKKTIEDIEQYKRKVTEYATAKPIPPPDPTWDVTIRKYSTDEGPQPQWEDFSDRSSSVSGVPLTPQMERVPLVNVPPMPYLDESGEKLYSPELVGNMKPIELPPEDKTVPNWDVLIRILEPEITEVDDRTSTESPVSFLTRQLSYEDKTKWKEIITTESTLRTMLKEAVVKEDFERIRSDSRYEKLFEPQSWDVIIRILAPPEEDVELRNARKFKKKEAWDTRSRRSSLPTLYEYDSDGGSSVRTISQDPSQAISMQLQQHRSRRTSRSSSTYRSDNVDMRSMSEVTVDFGRPDHLDSTSDASSHYPNRYYEDDPYDRRSLQRSLSQPSLARSASEFTERWVAPDTGSDLSSPDQTPKVRRSRRLMTTFQQLPSSSGSGQSEHVVAQAQYVEQRTTYQASGSAAPQDWYGDQGRI